The Mytilus galloprovincialis chromosome 2, xbMytGall1.hap1.1, whole genome shotgun sequence genome has a window encoding:
- the LOC143064234 gene encoding torsin-1A-interacting protein 2-like has translation MQSSPYNLRTPPTATPRDALSRRRSPRQHKAMQITDVESEDENGTDGEDESMDTTYSPYKSDKSSVHRSLDSSKEDTPEKGRKSPHNRHNKIGDKKQSSNEQDSPDSIKTQKLETSINKVKSEKNNSAICGSNLLFVGCFLAIVGVICFHIMIMDEITAKPNNHNLLENFNADMKAFQSMFPAQTRRFLKIVRVSLKRIIVETNPDYPAILLLVAPSGSKSSATGTCIAKQLTKSMNTLFNVTSARVINVPNDIRHNNADDEKKDLDNKIKDSFENEHIRSLAVDHFEQLSPRASLLFHGYCDGDNAPFKNVAIVFILHTELDKNLLQQDSRLIDNHLRELWSSSEYPLDQDKIDPLIARVANNAAVITEEENLKC, from the coding sequence atgcaatcttCACCATACAACTTACGGACACCTCCAACAGCCACACCTAGGGATGCATTATCAAGAAGAAGATCACCAAGACAACATAAAGCTATGCAGATAACTGATGTTGAGTCTGAGGATGAGAATGGTACTGATGGAGAGGATGAAAGTATGGATACAACCTATTCTCCTTACAAGTCCGATAAATCATCAGTACATAGGAGCTTAGATTCATCTAAAGAAGATACCCCGGAAAAAGGTAGAAAATCGCCGCATAATAGACATAATAAAATTGGAGATAAAAAGCAATCTAGTAATGAGCAAGATTCACCTGATtctatcaaaacacaaaaactggaAACATCTATAAATAAAGTCAAATCAGAAAAGAATAACAGTGCTATTTGTGGATCTAATTTACTTTTTGTTGGTTGTTTTTTGGCAATTGTTGGTGTTATATGTTTTCACATAATGATAATGGATGAAATTACAGCCAAACCAAATAATCATAATTTACTAGAAAACTTTAATGCTGACATGAAAGCCTTTCAGTCAATGTTTCCAGCACAGActagaagatttttaaaaatagtaAGAGTCAGTCTAAAAAGGATTATAGTAGAAACCAATCCAGATTACCCTGCTATATTGTTATTGGTGGCGCCATCTGGCTCAAAATCATCAGCAACTGGAACGTGTATAGCTAAACAGTTAACCAAAAGTATGAATACATTGTTTAATGTGACCTCTGCAAGGGTTATAAATGTTCCAAATGATATAAGACATAACAATGCAGATGATGAAAAGAAAGATTTAGACAATAAGATTAAAGATAGTTTTGAGAATGAACATATAAGAAGTCTGGCAGTTGATCACTTTGAACAGCTATCTCCTAGAGCTTCACTTCTCTTTCATGGTTACTGTGACGGTGATAATGCTCCCTTTAAAAATGTAGCTATAGTTTTCATACTTCATACAGAATTAGATAAGAATTTACTTCAGCAAGATTCCAGATTAATAGATAATCACTTGAGAGAGTTGTGGTCTAGTTCTGAATATCCATTAGATCAAGATAAAATCGATCCATTGATAGCAAGAGTGGCTAATAATGCAGCAGTGataacagaagaagaaaatttgaAATGTTAG